The Kiloniellales bacterium genome window below encodes:
- a CDS encoding protein-L-isoaspartate(D-aspartate) O-methyltransferase → MTERPPTAGSASRAMVEAIAAEAAETAEWTGFDAFSPSVMAAMAEVPRHLFVDPAQRPFAYENRPLPIGHGQTISQPYIVALICELAAIGPGDKVLEVGTGCGYQAAVIAELGAEVVTVERIDALAEGAAGRLDRLGYDRITVHCGDGSLGWPADAPYDAVVVTAAAFDDVPPALVAQLAVGGRLVIPVERPGGWNRLFAGRREQELLLLVKKAEDEVSRRSVLPVAFVPLISG, encoded by the coding sequence ATGACCGAGCGGCCGCCGACCGCCGGCAGCGCGAGCCGGGCCATGGTCGAGGCGATCGCCGCCGAGGCTGCCGAGACCGCCGAGTGGACCGGTTTCGACGCCTTCAGCCCGTCAGTCATGGCCGCCATGGCCGAGGTGCCGCGCCATCTCTTTGTCGATCCCGCACAGCGGCCGTTCGCTTATGAGAACCGCCCGCTCCCGATCGGTCACGGCCAGACCATCTCCCAGCCTTACATCGTCGCGCTGATCTGCGAGCTGGCGGCGATCGGGCCGGGCGACAAGGTCCTGGAGGTCGGCACCGGCTGCGGCTACCAGGCCGCCGTGATCGCCGAGCTCGGCGCCGAGGTGGTCACGGTCGAGCGGATCGACGCGCTCGCCGAGGGCGCCGCCGGCCGGCTGGACCGCCTGGGGTACGACAGGATAACTGTGCACTGCGGCGACGGCAGCCTGGGCTGGCCAGCGGACGCGCCCTACGATGCCGTCGTGGTCACCGCCGCCGCGTTCGACGACGTGCCGCCCGCCCTGGTCGCGCAGCTCGCCGTCGGCGGCCGACTGGTGATCCCGGTGGAGCGGCCAGGCGGCTGGAACCGACTGTTCGCGGGGCGACGCGAGCAGGAGCTGCTGCTGCTCGTCAAGAAGGCCGAGGACGAGGTCTCGCGGCGCTCGGTGCTGCCGGTCGCCTTCGTTCCGCTGATCTCCGGCTGA